Proteins encoded together in one Diceros bicornis minor isolate mBicDic1 chromosome 18, mDicBic1.mat.cur, whole genome shotgun sequence window:
- the LOC131416638 gene encoding olfactory receptor 3A2 translates to MDPEAGTNRTAVTEFILLGLVENEELQSVVFVLFLFAYLVTVGGNLSILAAVLVEPKLHAPMYFFLGNLSVLDVGCVTVTVPAMLGRLLSHKRTISYEACLSQLFLFHLLAGMDCFLLTAMAYDRFLAICRPLTYSTHMSQMVQWTLVAVSWACAFTNTLTHTIALSTLNFCGPNEVNHFYCDLPQLFQLSCSSTQLNELLLFAVGFIMAGAPVVLIITSYIHVAAAVLQMRSVKSRKKAFSTCGSHLTVVCLFFGTGIFNYMRLGSEEASDEDKGIGVFNTVINPLLNPLIYSLRNPDVQGALCQVVVGRQSLT, encoded by the coding sequence ATGGATCCAGAAGCTGGGACCAACAGGACAGCTGTGACTGAGTTCATTCTACTGGGCCTGGTGGAAAATGAAGAGCTGCAGTCTGTGGTCTTTGTCCTCTTCCTCTTTGCCTACCTGGTCACAGTCGGGGGTAACCTCAGTATTCTGGCAGCTGTTCTGGTGGAGCCCAAACTCCAcgcccccatgtacttcttcctgggGAACCTGTCAGTGCTGGATGTTGGATGTGTCACTGTCACTGTTCCTGCCATGTTGGGTCGTCTCCTGTCCCACAAGCGTACAATTTCCTATGAAgcctgcctctcccagctcttcctcttccACCTCCTGGCTGGGATGGACTGCTTCCTGTTGACAGCCATGGCCTATGACCGATTCCTGGCCATCTGCCGGCCCCTCACCTATAGCACCCACATGAGCCAGATGGTCCAGTGGACATTGGTGGCTGTGTCCTGGGCCTGTGCCTTCACAAATACACTGACCCACACTATTGCCCTAAGTACCCTCAACTTCTGTGGTCCCAATGAGGTCAATCACTTCTATTGTGACCTGCCACAGCTCTTCCAGCTCTCCTGCTCCAGCACCCAACTCAATGAGCTGCTGCTCTTTGCTGTGGGTTTCATAATGGCAGGTGCACCTGTGGTTCTTATCATCACCTCCTATATCCATGTGGCAGCTGCAGTTCTACAAATGCGTTCAGTGAAGAGCAGGAAGAAAGCCTTCTCCACATGTGGCTCCCATCTCACTGTGGTTTGCCTCTTCTTTGGGACTGGTATCTTCAACTACATGCGTCTGGGGTCAGAGGAGGCTTCAGACGAGGATAAAGGGATTGGAGTTTTTAATACAGTTATCAACCCCCTGCTGAACCCACTAATCTATAGCCTTAGAAACCCTGATGTTCAGGGTGCCCTGTGTCAGGTAGTTGTGGGGAGACAGTCACTAACTTGA